The Gammaproteobacteria bacterium CG11_big_fil_rev_8_21_14_0_20_46_22 nucleotide sequence GGTGTGCGCCGCACGGGATTATGCAAAGGCGAACCCCAATCATCCTGGCACGATTGCGCTTCTGATCACGAGTGACGAAGAAGGCCCTGCCGAGCACGGCACGCGCCATGCCGTGGAAATATTGCAATCACGTGGCATTCAGTTTGATTGCTGCATTATTGGTGAACCCAGCTCATCTGAGCGACTGGCCGACACGATCAAAATCGGTCGACGCGGTTCTTTGCATGCTGACATTCAGCTTATTGGGCAAAGTGGGCACGTCGCCTACCCTGAGACCGTGAATAACCCGGCTCATCTTGCGGCAGGCTTTATTCAAGCTTTGTGCAATGAACGCTGGGACAATAAAACACTCGAGGCTTTTCCTGCAACGAGTTTACAAATCACCTCACTGGCATCACACAGTAGTGCGGGTAATACCACACCCGAAACAGCACACATACACATCAATTGGCGCTATTCGCCCGCCACCTCAAGCGGCGCCATTGCCGCTCGTGTGGAAGCGATTGCAGACTCGCTTAATCTATATATCAAAACCGAATGGAAAACATCAGCTGAGCCCTTTATGACAACGCGGGAAAGTGATTTTATTTCGCAAGTGCAAAACGCTTGCGAACAACACACTGGCTATCACCCTGTGCTTTCCACCAGCGGCGGCACCTCTGACGGACGATTTATTCGCGCAATATGTAGCAACCTTGTAGAGCTTGGCATGGTTAATAAAACGATCCATCAAATTAATGAGCATATTCCCGAAAAAGACATTGAGGTTTTGAAAGCCATTTATTTCACGATATTGCTCAATGTCTCACGGTTGTCCCATTAAAAATATTTTGCTCAACTTAACCACAAACGTTCAGTTTTGAGGCGAGGTTGGGCGGAAATTTGATGAGAAAACNNNNNNNNNNNNNNNNNTGATTTAATGGGACAGCCCTGCTCAATGTCTTGTGATCGCTTGACCGCAAAAGCACGATCCGTTATCCTCACAGCCCTTATGGTGGCATCGGTCCCCGCGCACTGCTAAATTGCGAACCCCGCCAGGTCCTGACGGAAGCAACGGTAGTGATGGCTGCAGGTGCGTTGGTCAGGCTGATGCTGCCACCTTCTTTGTGTTTGCCCGCCTGTCCTTTTGTCATCCTCGCGCAGGTGGTGGTCAACAAACCCCTGGAAATCTCAGCCAAAAACCAGTACATTTTAGGTCGAATCCGTAGGACCACCCATGACAAATTTAGCCCTTGCCCGTCAATACCGCCCGAAGAACTTCGATGAACTCGTGGGCCAAAATCACGTTCGCCTAGCGCTCTCGCACGCTTTAGAACAAGGCCGCTTGCACCATGCGTATTTATTCACCGGCACGCGCGGTGTGGGCAAGACCACGATTGCTCGCATTATCGCCAAGTCGCTCAATTGTGAAACCGGCATCACCGCCACACCGTGTGGCCAATGCCAGGCTTGCCTTGAAATTGACCACGGTCGATTTGTCGACTTAATCGAAATTGATGCCGCCAGCCGCACCAAGGTCGAAGACACGCGAGACATCTTGGATAATGTGCAATACACCCCCAGCAAAGGCCGATACAAAGTCTACCTGATTGACGAAGTGCACATGCTCTCCACGCACAGCTTTAACGCTTTACTCAAAACCTTGGAAGAGCCGCCAGCGCATGTGGTGTTTTTACTGGCCACCACTGATCCTCAAAAAATCCCCGTCACCGTGCTGTCTCGCTGTTTACAGCTTGCTTTAAAAAAACTACCTAGTGATCAGATTAAACAGCAACTTATCAAAATTCTTTCGGCTGAAAATGTCCGCTTTGATGAGGCCGCCCTCGTATTGCTGGCCAAATCCGCCAAGGGCAGCTTGCGGGATGCGCTAAGCCTCACCGACCAAGCGATCGCCTACTGCCAGAACAACATCACCCTCGATGCGGTGCGCGAGATGCTCGGCACCCTAAACCACGAGCGCTTATGGGCGATTTTTGATGCGCTTGAAGCCTCGGACGCACAGGCCCTGCTTGCCACCAGCCAAGCCCTGTCTGACGATGGCCTCGATTTTGAGCAAGTGCTGGATGAGTTCATCACCCTGATTCAGTACATCAGCCTGTACCAAGCAGCCCCGCAAGCGATTCAGTACGAAGAGCTAGACCTCGACAAACTGGCCAAATACGCTAAGCGCTTATCGCCAGAAGACTGCCAACTGTATTATCAAATCGCACTCACTGGCCGTCGTGATTTGCCCCTTTCACCTGACCCAAAGCAAGGCTTTGACATGCTACTGCTGCGCTTGCTCGCGTTTAAACCGAATGATATTGAATCAGCAGTACCTGCACCAAAGGCCAGCATGAGCACGCCTAAAGTTGGCGCGCAAAAAGCTGTGCCGAAAACAACAGTAGCGCCAATAAAAGCCGTGAACCAAAACCATTGGAGCGAGGTGGTCGCCGCACTCGATGTCGCCGGCATGACCAAATCCCTACTGGAACACACAAGCTTAAAATCACAAGATAAAAATAGCATTGAGCTGGTTTTGGATGAGAGCCAGTCAGCCATGCTCAACGATAAGCAGCACACCCGCATCAGTGAGGCGATCGAAAAACATTTCGGCCAAAAACTGAAACTTGTGATCAATGTTGGCAAAGGCGGCGATACCCCGGCACAACAAAAAGCTGACGATGCGCACTCCAAAAAACAGGCAGCGATTAGCTCGATTCAACAAGATGACACCGTCAAAGCACTGATGGACCAATTCGATGCTAAAGTGATTCCAGAAGCGATCAAGAGCAATACTTAAAAAAACGGTAATTATTCAGCATTTTTTCTGAATAATTACCTTATTTCTTAAGAAAATTGGTCTGGACAAAGGGGGC carries:
- a CDS encoding succinyl-diaminopimelate desuccinylase, translated to MRTVKALTHALIACESVTPDDAGCHTLIEKELALAGFRCEHLDHASVKNLWATHGNGAPYFVFAGHSDVVPPGDLDLWHTPPFEPTEKDGLLYGRGACDMKAALAAMVCAARDYAKANPNHPGTIALLITSDEEGPAEHGTRHAVEILQSRGIQFDCCIIGEPSSSERLADTIKIGRRGSLHADIQLIGQSGHVAYPETVNNPAHLAAGFIQALCNERWDNKTLEAFPATSLQITSLASHSSAGNTTPETAHIHINWRYSPATSSGAIAARVEAIADSLNLYIKTEWKTSAEPFMTTRESDFISQVQNACEQHTGYHPVLSTSGGTSDGRFIRAICSNLVELGMVNKTIHQINEHIPEKDIEVLKAIYFTILLNVSRLSH
- a CDS encoding DNA polymerase III subunit gamma/tau; this translates as MTNLALARQYRPKNFDELVGQNHVRLALSHALEQGRLHHAYLFTGTRGVGKTTIARIIAKSLNCETGITATPCGQCQACLEIDHGRFVDLIEIDAASRTKVEDTRDILDNVQYTPSKGRYKVYLIDEVHMLSTHSFNALLKTLEEPPAHVVFLLATTDPQKIPVTVLSRCLQLALKKLPSDQIKQQLIKILSAENVRFDEAALVLLAKSAKGSLRDALSLTDQAIAYCQNNITLDAVREMLGTLNHERLWAIFDALEASDAQALLATSQALSDDGLDFEQVLDEFITLIQYISLYQAAPQAIQYEELDLDKLAKYAKRLSPEDCQLYYQIALTGRRDLPLSPDPKQGFDMLLLRLLAFKPNDIESAVPAPKASMSTPKVGAQKAVPKTTVAPIKAVNQNHWSEVVAALDVAGMTKSLLEHTSLKSQDKNSIELVLDESQSAMLNDKQHTRISEAIEKHFGQKLKLVINVGKGGDTPAQQKADDAHSKKQAAISSIQQDDTVKALMDQFDAKVIPEAIKSNT